The Triticum dicoccoides isolate Atlit2015 ecotype Zavitan chromosome 6A, WEW_v2.0, whole genome shotgun sequence genome has a window encoding:
- the LOC119317703 gene encoding uncharacterized protein LOC119317703 isoform X4 — translation MCSQAPKSLDLDLDLDPSPVPRSLDLDPESQPCPGVTTTAELPDEAENPCLSRFRHRRLLAFLSRQRYDVAFNGLMLQASEPFCLERLQGLVRKGLWEDAIDYLDGFLPAGPRSLHAHAFRNFLLMHHYLASIAAGDESAMDKLRAHHWMQHVVDAWKTKANHTFPRVMAQALLSSEQLRASMDWDGVRREAAYILSRLASRTPELNRPLTLPTCYTKPHQVLPIDVASGLCRRRRVKEQRPHLQPAAVARAILFRGSQRYTRSLANSSFEFIENAKEWFATIMDESLRAGSGKATSLLQQIMKEGAPVAPVSLTSPAKSSGTSSLTNAGAPVSSVCQTLNMTRDAENYGISSVTSPGPEKSQEGACGGFNPRKNPRAELATIDEYLDSKRQRTTGTFGEASMVPVNEVWAEAH, via the exons ATGTGCTCCCAAGCCCCCAAATCCCTAGACCTAGACCTCGACCTCGACCCCTCCCCAGTCCCCAGATCCCTAGACCTCGACCCCGAATCCCAACCCTGCCCCGGCGTGACGACGACGGCCGAGCTCCCCGACGAAGCGGAGAACCCCTGCTTGTCGCGGTTTCGCCACCGGCGACTCCTCGCCTTCCTCTCGCGCCAGCGCTACGATGTCGCCTTCAACGG GCTGATGCTACAGGCGAGTGAGCCCTTCTGCTTGGAGCGTCTGCAGGGGCTCGTGAGGAAGGGCCTGTGGGAGGATGCCATCGACTACCTTGATGGCTTCCTGCCTGCCGGCCCCAGGAGCCTCCACGCCCACGCCTTCCGCAACTTCCTCTTGATGCACCACTACTTGGCCAGCATCGCCGCCGGGGATGAGTCCGCCATGGACAAGCTCCGGGCCCACCATTGGATGCAACACGTCGTTGATGCCTGGAAAACGAAAGCGAACCACACATTTCCTCGTGTCATGGCCCAAGCCCTGCTCTCGTCGGAGCAGCTCCG GGCGTCCATGGACTGggatggagtgaggagggaggctgCGTACATCCTCTCCAGGTTAGCTTCGAGGACCCCAGAGCTCAACAGGCCGCTCACATTGCCGACTTGCTACACCAAGCCGCACCAAGTGCTTCCCATTGACGTTGCCTCTGG ATTGTGCAGGCGGCGGCGCGTGAAGGAACAGCGTCCCCATCTACAACCAGCTGCTGTTGCCAGGGCCATCCTTTTCAGGGGGAG TCAGCGTTACACAAGatctctagccaactcaagtttcG AATtcattgagaatgcaaaggaatggTTTGCGACTATCATGG ATGAAAGCTTACGAGCTGGTTCAGGTAAAGCGACTTCCCTGCTCCAACAAATTATGAAGGAAG GTGCTCCTGTTGCTCCAGTTTCGCTGACAAGTCCTGCTAAAAGTTCTGGTACCTCGTCATTGACAAATGCAG GTGCTCCTGTTTCTTCAGTGTGCCAGACTCTGAACATGACAAGAGACGCTGAAAACTATGGTATCTCATCAGTGACAAGTCCAG GCCCAGAAAAGAGTCAAGAAGGTGCCTGCGGTGGTTTCAATCCCAGAAAGAATCCACGGGCAGAATTGGCAACTATTGATGAATATTTGGATTCAAAAAGGCAACGTACTACTGGGACTTTTGGGGAAGCAAGTATG GTGCCGGTGAATGAAGTTTGGGCTGAAGCTCACTAG
- the LOC119317702 gene encoding KH domain-containing protein At5g56140-like isoform X1 codes for MSSGRYMAYSPSPSTTPHSPRISGLRASSAAVADQEKYLAELLAERHKLNPFVPVLPHSIRLLNQEILRVSTLLENASHLNQSGFEHGSPLTLGGLYSNGAATDMNGWTSAFQSESSSAYSWLGGSQGSSSGLIVKKTMRVDIPVDKYPTYNFVGRILGPRGNSLKRVEATTDCRVLIRGRGSIKDPAREEMMRGKPGYEHLNEPLHILVEAELPVEIIDARLMQAREILEDLLRPMQDESQDFFKKQQLRELAMLNGTLREEGMQRSGSASPFHNSLGMKRAKTRG; via the exons ATGTCGTCCGGACGGTACATGGCCTACTCGCCCTCCCCGTCCACCACGCCGCACTCCCCGCGCATCTCCGGCCTccgcgcctcctccgccgccgtcgccgaccaGGAGAA GTACCTTGCGGAGCTGCTCGCGGAGCGCCACAAGCTGAACCCGTTCGTCCCGGTGCTCCCTCATAGCATACGGCTGCTGAATCAAG AAATTTTACGTGTTTCCACACTATTGGAGAACGCCTCCCATTTAAACCAAAGTGGCTTTGAACATGGTAGTCCACTAACATTGGGAGGATTATATTCAAATGGAGCAGCAACTGATATGAATGGATGGACATCAGCATTTCAATCAGAA AGTTCATCAGCTTATAGTTGGCTTGGAGGTTCTCAAGGCAGCTCATCTGGACTAATTGTCAAGAAAACAATGAGGGTTGATATTCCAGTAGACAAATATCCAACA TACAACTTCGTTGGTCGCATCCTTGGTCCCAGAGGAAATTCCTTGAAGCGAGTGGAGGCAACTACTGACTGCCGTGTGCTTATAAGAGGCCGGGGTAGCATTAAAGATCCAGCTCGG GAGGAAATGATGCGTGGAAAGCCAGGATATGAACATCTGAATGAACCCCTACATATATTGGTTGAGGCAGAGCTGCCTGTTGAAATTATTGATGCTCGTCTGATGCAAGCCCGCGAGATCCTTGAGGATCTGTTAAGGCCAATG CAGGACGAGTCTCAGGACTTCTTCAAGAAGCAGCAGCTCCGGGAGCTTGCAATGCTCAACGGCACCCTTCGCGAGGAAGGGATGCAAAGATCTGGTTCCGCATCCCCTTTCCACAACAGCCTTGGAATGAAGAGGGCCAAGACAAGGGGGTAA
- the LOC119317702 gene encoding KH domain-containing protein At5g56140-like isoform X2, translating into MSSGRYMAYSPSPSTTPHSPRISGLRASSAAVADQEKYLAELLAERHKLNPFVPVLPHSIRLLNQEILRVSTLLENASHLNQSGFEHGSPLTLGGLYSNGAATDMNGWTSAFQSESSSAYSWLGGSQGSSSGLIVKKTMRVDIPVDKYPTYNFVGRILGPRGNSLKRVEATTDCRVLIRGRGSIKDPAREEMMRGKPGYEHLNEPLHILVEAELPVEIIDARLMQAREILEDLLRPMDESQDFFKKQQLRELAMLNGTLREEGMQRSGSASPFHNSLGMKRAKTRG; encoded by the exons ATGTCGTCCGGACGGTACATGGCCTACTCGCCCTCCCCGTCCACCACGCCGCACTCCCCGCGCATCTCCGGCCTccgcgcctcctccgccgccgtcgccgaccaGGAGAA GTACCTTGCGGAGCTGCTCGCGGAGCGCCACAAGCTGAACCCGTTCGTCCCGGTGCTCCCTCATAGCATACGGCTGCTGAATCAAG AAATTTTACGTGTTTCCACACTATTGGAGAACGCCTCCCATTTAAACCAAAGTGGCTTTGAACATGGTAGTCCACTAACATTGGGAGGATTATATTCAAATGGAGCAGCAACTGATATGAATGGATGGACATCAGCATTTCAATCAGAA AGTTCATCAGCTTATAGTTGGCTTGGAGGTTCTCAAGGCAGCTCATCTGGACTAATTGTCAAGAAAACAATGAGGGTTGATATTCCAGTAGACAAATATCCAACA TACAACTTCGTTGGTCGCATCCTTGGTCCCAGAGGAAATTCCTTGAAGCGAGTGGAGGCAACTACTGACTGCCGTGTGCTTATAAGAGGCCGGGGTAGCATTAAAGATCCAGCTCGG GAGGAAATGATGCGTGGAAAGCCAGGATATGAACATCTGAATGAACCCCTACATATATTGGTTGAGGCAGAGCTGCCTGTTGAAATTATTGATGCTCGTCTGATGCAAGCCCGCGAGATCCTTGAGGATCTGTTAAGGCCAATG GACGAGTCTCAGGACTTCTTCAAGAAGCAGCAGCTCCGGGAGCTTGCAATGCTCAACGGCACCCTTCGCGAGGAAGGGATGCAAAGATCTGGTTCCGCATCCCCTTTCCACAACAGCCTTGGAATGAAGAGGGCCAAGACAAGGGGGTAA
- the LOC119317703 gene encoding uncharacterized protein LOC119317703 isoform X2, translating into MCSQAPKSLDLDLDLDPSPVPRSLDLDPESQPCPGVTTTAELPDEAENPCLSRFRHRRLLAFLSRQRYDVAFNGLMLQASEPFCLERLQGLVRKGLWEDAIDYLDGFLPAGPRSLHAHAFRNFLLMHHYLASIAAGDESAMDKLRAHHWMQHVVDAWKTKANHTFPRVMAQALLSSEQLRASMDWDGVRREAAYILSRLASRTPELNRPLTLPTCYTKPHQVLPIDVASGRRRVKEQRPHLQPAAVARAILFRGSQRYTRSLANSSFEFIENAKEWFATIMDESLRAGSGKATSLLQQIMKEGAPVAPVSLTSPAKSSGTSSLTNAEITKLCIKGLYAPLLLILDGLGAPVSSVCQTLNMTRDAENYGISSVTSPGPEKSQEGACGGFNPRKNPRAELATIDEYLDSKRQRTTGTFGEASMVPVNEVWAEAH; encoded by the exons ATGTGCTCCCAAGCCCCCAAATCCCTAGACCTAGACCTCGACCTCGACCCCTCCCCAGTCCCCAGATCCCTAGACCTCGACCCCGAATCCCAACCCTGCCCCGGCGTGACGACGACGGCCGAGCTCCCCGACGAAGCGGAGAACCCCTGCTTGTCGCGGTTTCGCCACCGGCGACTCCTCGCCTTCCTCTCGCGCCAGCGCTACGATGTCGCCTTCAACGG GCTGATGCTACAGGCGAGTGAGCCCTTCTGCTTGGAGCGTCTGCAGGGGCTCGTGAGGAAGGGCCTGTGGGAGGATGCCATCGACTACCTTGATGGCTTCCTGCCTGCCGGCCCCAGGAGCCTCCACGCCCACGCCTTCCGCAACTTCCTCTTGATGCACCACTACTTGGCCAGCATCGCCGCCGGGGATGAGTCCGCCATGGACAAGCTCCGGGCCCACCATTGGATGCAACACGTCGTTGATGCCTGGAAAACGAAAGCGAACCACACATTTCCTCGTGTCATGGCCCAAGCCCTGCTCTCGTCGGAGCAGCTCCG GGCGTCCATGGACTGggatggagtgaggagggaggctgCGTACATCCTCTCCAGGTTAGCTTCGAGGACCCCAGAGCTCAACAGGCCGCTCACATTGCCGACTTGCTACACCAAGCCGCACCAAGTGCTTCCCATTGACGTTGCCTCTGG GCGGCGGCGCGTGAAGGAACAGCGTCCCCATCTACAACCAGCTGCTGTTGCCAGGGCCATCCTTTTCAGGGGGAG TCAGCGTTACACAAGatctctagccaactcaagtttcG AATtcattgagaatgcaaaggaatggTTTGCGACTATCATGG ATGAAAGCTTACGAGCTGGTTCAGGTAAAGCGACTTCCCTGCTCCAACAAATTATGAAGGAAG GTGCTCCTGTTGCTCCAGTTTCGCTGACAAGTCCTGCTAAAAGTTCTGGTACCTCGTCATTGACAAATGCAG AGATAACCAAATTATGCATCAAGGGACTGTATGCACCATTGTTACTAATACTCGATGGCCTCG GTGCTCCTGTTTCTTCAGTGTGCCAGACTCTGAACATGACAAGAGACGCTGAAAACTATGGTATCTCATCAGTGACAAGTCCAG GCCCAGAAAAGAGTCAAGAAGGTGCCTGCGGTGGTTTCAATCCCAGAAAGAATCCACGGGCAGAATTGGCAACTATTGATGAATATTTGGATTCAAAAAGGCAACGTACTACTGGGACTTTTGGGGAAGCAAGTATG GTGCCGGTGAATGAAGTTTGGGCTGAAGCTCACTAG
- the LOC119317703 gene encoding uncharacterized protein LOC119317703 isoform X3 has protein sequence MCSQAPKSLDLDLDLDPSPVPRSLDLDPESQPCPGVTTTAELPDEAENPCLSRFRHRRLLAFLSRQRYDVAFNGLMLQASEPFCLERLQGLVRKGLWEDAIDYLDGFLPAGPRSLHAHAFRNFLLMHHYLASIAAGDESAMDKLRAHHWMQHVVDAWKTKANHTFPRVMAQALLSSEQLRASMDWDGVRREAAYILSRLASRTPELNRPLTLPTCYTKPHQVLPIDVASGLCRRRRVKEQRPHLQPAAVARAILFRGSQRYTRSLANSSFEFIENAKEWFATIMDESLRAGSGKATSLLQQIMKEGAPVAPVSLTSPAKSSGTSSLTNAVLAGAPVSSVCQTLNMTRDAENYGISSVTSPGPEKSQEGACGGFNPRKNPRAELATIDEYLDSKRQRTTGTFGEASMVPVNEVWAEAH, from the exons ATGTGCTCCCAAGCCCCCAAATCCCTAGACCTAGACCTCGACCTCGACCCCTCCCCAGTCCCCAGATCCCTAGACCTCGACCCCGAATCCCAACCCTGCCCCGGCGTGACGACGACGGCCGAGCTCCCCGACGAAGCGGAGAACCCCTGCTTGTCGCGGTTTCGCCACCGGCGACTCCTCGCCTTCCTCTCGCGCCAGCGCTACGATGTCGCCTTCAACGG GCTGATGCTACAGGCGAGTGAGCCCTTCTGCTTGGAGCGTCTGCAGGGGCTCGTGAGGAAGGGCCTGTGGGAGGATGCCATCGACTACCTTGATGGCTTCCTGCCTGCCGGCCCCAGGAGCCTCCACGCCCACGCCTTCCGCAACTTCCTCTTGATGCACCACTACTTGGCCAGCATCGCCGCCGGGGATGAGTCCGCCATGGACAAGCTCCGGGCCCACCATTGGATGCAACACGTCGTTGATGCCTGGAAAACGAAAGCGAACCACACATTTCCTCGTGTCATGGCCCAAGCCCTGCTCTCGTCGGAGCAGCTCCG GGCGTCCATGGACTGggatggagtgaggagggaggctgCGTACATCCTCTCCAGGTTAGCTTCGAGGACCCCAGAGCTCAACAGGCCGCTCACATTGCCGACTTGCTACACCAAGCCGCACCAAGTGCTTCCCATTGACGTTGCCTCTGG ATTGTGCAGGCGGCGGCGCGTGAAGGAACAGCGTCCCCATCTACAACCAGCTGCTGTTGCCAGGGCCATCCTTTTCAGGGGGAG TCAGCGTTACACAAGatctctagccaactcaagtttcG AATtcattgagaatgcaaaggaatggTTTGCGACTATCATGG ATGAAAGCTTACGAGCTGGTTCAGGTAAAGCGACTTCCCTGCTCCAACAAATTATGAAGGAAG GTGCTCCTGTTGCTCCAGTTTCGCTGACAAGTCCTGCTAAAAGTTCTGGTACCTCGTCATTGACAAATGCAG TCCTTGCAGGTGCTCCTGTTTCTTCAGTGTGCCAGACTCTGAACATGACAAGAGACGCTGAAAACTATGGTATCTCATCAGTGACAAGTCCAG GCCCAGAAAAGAGTCAAGAAGGTGCCTGCGGTGGTTTCAATCCCAGAAAGAATCCACGGGCAGAATTGGCAACTATTGATGAATATTTGGATTCAAAAAGGCAACGTACTACTGGGACTTTTGGGGAAGCAAGTATG GTGCCGGTGAATGAAGTTTGGGCTGAAGCTCACTAG
- the LOC119317703 gene encoding uncharacterized protein LOC119317703 isoform X1: protein MCSQAPKSLDLDLDLDPSPVPRSLDLDPESQPCPGVTTTAELPDEAENPCLSRFRHRRLLAFLSRQRYDVAFNGLMLQASEPFCLERLQGLVRKGLWEDAIDYLDGFLPAGPRSLHAHAFRNFLLMHHYLASIAAGDESAMDKLRAHHWMQHVVDAWKTKANHTFPRVMAQALLSSEQLRASMDWDGVRREAAYILSRLASRTPELNRPLTLPTCYTKPHQVLPIDVASGLCRRRRVKEQRPHLQPAAVARAILFRGSQRYTRSLANSSFEFIENAKEWFATIMDESLRAGSGKATSLLQQIMKEGAPVAPVSLTSPAKSSGTSSLTNAEITKLCIKGLYAPLLLILDGLGAPVSSVCQTLNMTRDAENYGISSVTSPGPEKSQEGACGGFNPRKNPRAELATIDEYLDSKRQRTTGTFGEASMVPVNEVWAEAH, encoded by the exons ATGTGCTCCCAAGCCCCCAAATCCCTAGACCTAGACCTCGACCTCGACCCCTCCCCAGTCCCCAGATCCCTAGACCTCGACCCCGAATCCCAACCCTGCCCCGGCGTGACGACGACGGCCGAGCTCCCCGACGAAGCGGAGAACCCCTGCTTGTCGCGGTTTCGCCACCGGCGACTCCTCGCCTTCCTCTCGCGCCAGCGCTACGATGTCGCCTTCAACGG GCTGATGCTACAGGCGAGTGAGCCCTTCTGCTTGGAGCGTCTGCAGGGGCTCGTGAGGAAGGGCCTGTGGGAGGATGCCATCGACTACCTTGATGGCTTCCTGCCTGCCGGCCCCAGGAGCCTCCACGCCCACGCCTTCCGCAACTTCCTCTTGATGCACCACTACTTGGCCAGCATCGCCGCCGGGGATGAGTCCGCCATGGACAAGCTCCGGGCCCACCATTGGATGCAACACGTCGTTGATGCCTGGAAAACGAAAGCGAACCACACATTTCCTCGTGTCATGGCCCAAGCCCTGCTCTCGTCGGAGCAGCTCCG GGCGTCCATGGACTGggatggagtgaggagggaggctgCGTACATCCTCTCCAGGTTAGCTTCGAGGACCCCAGAGCTCAACAGGCCGCTCACATTGCCGACTTGCTACACCAAGCCGCACCAAGTGCTTCCCATTGACGTTGCCTCTGG ATTGTGCAGGCGGCGGCGCGTGAAGGAACAGCGTCCCCATCTACAACCAGCTGCTGTTGCCAGGGCCATCCTTTTCAGGGGGAG TCAGCGTTACACAAGatctctagccaactcaagtttcG AATtcattgagaatgcaaaggaatggTTTGCGACTATCATGG ATGAAAGCTTACGAGCTGGTTCAGGTAAAGCGACTTCCCTGCTCCAACAAATTATGAAGGAAG GTGCTCCTGTTGCTCCAGTTTCGCTGACAAGTCCTGCTAAAAGTTCTGGTACCTCGTCATTGACAAATGCAG AGATAACCAAATTATGCATCAAGGGACTGTATGCACCATTGTTACTAATACTCGATGGCCTCG GTGCTCCTGTTTCTTCAGTGTGCCAGACTCTGAACATGACAAGAGACGCTGAAAACTATGGTATCTCATCAGTGACAAGTCCAG GCCCAGAAAAGAGTCAAGAAGGTGCCTGCGGTGGTTTCAATCCCAGAAAGAATCCACGGGCAGAATTGGCAACTATTGATGAATATTTGGATTCAAAAAGGCAACGTACTACTGGGACTTTTGGGGAAGCAAGTATG GTGCCGGTGAATGAAGTTTGGGCTGAAGCTCACTAG